A stretch of Nonomuraea africana DNA encodes these proteins:
- a CDS encoding D-alanine--D-alanine ligase family protein encodes MSDLGHVLVLAGGLSYEREVSLRSGRRVSEVLRAAGIDVETRDTDASLMPAVLADPPDAVFVTLHGGAGEDGAIRSVLELLGVPYVGADPDACRVAFDKPTAKAVVRSVGLRTPESVTLPKETFHDLGASAVLSRIVEHLGLPLFVKPARGGSALGASVVRTTEELPAAMVGCFAYGDTALVERYIEGVEVAMSVVDLGDGPVALPPVEIVPDEGVYDYAARYTAGHTEFFAPARLSPEESAACAEMAVTAHKALGLRDLSRTDLIVDAQGQPYFLEVNVAPGMTETSLLPMAVEAAGKDLGTLCRGLLEQAANR; translated from the coding sequence ATGAGCGACCTGGGTCATGTGCTCGTGCTTGCCGGCGGACTGTCCTACGAGCGCGAGGTCTCGCTGCGGTCGGGGCGGCGGGTGAGCGAGGTGCTGCGCGCGGCGGGCATCGACGTCGAGACCAGGGACACCGACGCCTCCCTGATGCCCGCGGTGCTGGCCGACCCGCCTGACGCGGTGTTCGTCACGTTGCACGGTGGGGCCGGTGAGGACGGCGCGATCCGTTCGGTCCTGGAGCTCCTGGGCGTTCCTTACGTGGGTGCGGATCCCGACGCGTGCCGGGTGGCCTTCGACAAGCCGACGGCCAAGGCGGTGGTCAGGTCCGTGGGGCTCCGGACGCCTGAGTCGGTCACCCTTCCCAAGGAGACGTTCCACGATCTCGGCGCCTCCGCGGTGCTCTCCCGCATCGTGGAGCATCTCGGACTCCCCCTGTTCGTCAAGCCCGCCCGTGGCGGGTCGGCGCTCGGGGCGTCCGTCGTGCGTACCACTGAGGAGCTGCCCGCGGCCATGGTGGGGTGCTTCGCGTACGGCGACACGGCGCTCGTCGAGCGGTACATCGAGGGGGTCGAGGTGGCCATGTCCGTGGTCGACCTCGGCGACGGTCCCGTGGCGCTGCCGCCGGTCGAGATCGTTCCCGACGAGGGGGTGTACGACTACGCCGCCCGCTACACCGCGGGGCACACCGAGTTCTTCGCACCCGCGCGCCTGTCGCCTGAGGAGTCCGCCGCTTGCGCGGAGATGGCGGTGACGGCGCATAAGGCACTGGGGCTGCGGGACCTGTCGCGTACGGACCTCATCGTGGACGCCCAGGGACAGCCGTACTTCCTCGAGGTGAACGTCGCTCCGGGCATGACGGAGACTTCGCTGCTTCCCATGGCGGTGGAGGCGGCAGGTAAGGACCTGGGCACGCTGTGCAGAGGCCTCCTCGAACAAGCCGCCAACCGCTGA
- a CDS encoding threonine aldolase family protein — MLIDSLYPKSFASDNHAGVHPAILAAISTANEGDAPAYGGDSCTAAFERRIKDEFGDHAEGFPVLNGAGANMVGLALMLGRYDAIICADTAHIATHEAGAAERLLGVKLITVPTPDGKLTPQDISSRLGGLGIPHESQPRVVSISQVTELGTCYSPDEIAALAEAAHDAGLFLHVDGARLANAAAFLGCSLRAITTDAGVDVFSFGGTKNGALAAEAVVVLEPSLSQGVPFLRRQSLQLASKMRFISAQLSALLTDELWRANAARANAMAQRLAQGVAALPGVEITYAVESNAVFAALPEKVTTALQERYLFHVWDERSGVVRWMTAFDTTPDQVDDFIEDIKSHLSV; from the coding sequence GTGCTCATCGACTCCCTGTATCCCAAGAGCTTCGCCAGCGACAACCACGCCGGCGTTCACCCAGCGATCCTCGCCGCCATCTCCACCGCCAACGAAGGTGACGCCCCTGCCTACGGCGGGGACAGCTGCACGGCCGCCTTCGAGCGACGCATCAAGGACGAGTTCGGCGACCATGCCGAGGGGTTCCCGGTCCTCAACGGCGCCGGCGCCAACATGGTGGGCCTGGCCCTCATGCTGGGCCGGTACGACGCCATCATCTGTGCGGACACCGCGCACATCGCCACGCACGAGGCGGGCGCCGCCGAGCGGCTGCTCGGCGTGAAGCTGATCACCGTGCCAACGCCGGACGGCAAGCTCACACCTCAGGACATCTCCTCCCGCCTGGGCGGTCTGGGCATTCCCCACGAGTCGCAGCCGCGTGTGGTGTCCATCTCCCAGGTGACCGAGCTCGGCACCTGCTACTCCCCCGACGAGATCGCCGCCCTCGCCGAGGCGGCGCACGACGCGGGTCTCTTCCTCCACGTGGACGGCGCCCGCCTCGCCAACGCGGCCGCCTTTCTTGGCTGTTCCCTCCGGGCGATCACAACGGATGCGGGTGTCGACGTGTTCAGCTTTGGAGGGACCAAGAACGGTGCTCTGGCCGCAGAGGCCGTGGTGGTGCTGGAGCCGTCGCTCAGCCAGGGGGTGCCGTTTCTTCGTCGGCAGTCGCTCCAGCTGGCGTCGAAGATGCGCTTCATCTCGGCGCAGCTTTCGGCGCTGCTGACGGATGAGCTGTGGCGAGCGAACGCCGCCCGTGCGAACGCCATGGCGCAGCGACTCGCTCAAGGGGTCGCCGCGCTTCCTGGAGTCGAGATCACCTATGCGGTCGAGTCCAACGCCGTCTTCGCCGCACTGCCGGAGAAGGTGACGACGGCGCTGCAGGAGCGGTATCTCTTCCACGTCTGGGATGAGCGCAGCGGCGTGGTCCGCTGGATGACCGCCTTCGACACGACGCCCGATCAGGTGGACGACTTCATCGAAGACATCAAAAGCCACCTGAGCGTCTAA
- a CDS encoding ParB/RepB/Spo0J family partition protein: MSQQRRGLGKGLGALIPTGPIVDGTGAVPPAGGSGQDAGPQPIAGAYFREIALKAITPNPRQPRDFFDDDRLEELAASIKEVGLLQPIVVRSVGGGNYELIMGERRWRACQLVGLDPVPAIVRNTQDDELLRDALIENLQREQLNPLEEAAAYQQLLDDFGATHEQLAQRVGRSRPHISNTLRLLNLPPDVQLTVAAGVLSAGHARALLALDDPRAQEYLAKRIVAEGLSVRTVEEIVATGGAKAAGAAPKERTAKRPSMPGLVHLADRLSDHFETKVKVDLGRRKGRIVVEFATIDDLERIIGAMAPEAAHAMREGGEVA; encoded by the coding sequence GTGAGTCAGCAGCGGCGGGGACTGGGAAAGGGACTCGGGGCGCTCATCCCGACCGGCCCGATCGTTGACGGCACTGGGGCGGTGCCACCAGCTGGCGGTTCGGGGCAGGACGCGGGTCCGCAACCCATCGCCGGGGCGTACTTCAGGGAGATCGCCCTCAAGGCCATCACCCCGAACCCTCGCCAGCCGCGTGACTTCTTCGACGACGACCGCCTGGAGGAGCTTGCCGCCTCGATCAAGGAGGTCGGTCTCCTCCAGCCGATCGTGGTGCGGTCCGTGGGGGGCGGCAACTACGAGCTCATCATGGGGGAGCGCCGCTGGCGCGCCTGCCAGCTGGTCGGCCTCGACCCGGTCCCCGCGATCGTCCGTAACACACAGGACGACGAACTGCTCCGCGATGCCCTGATCGAGAACCTCCAGCGCGAGCAGCTCAACCCGCTCGAAGAGGCCGCCGCCTACCAGCAGCTGCTGGACGATTTCGGCGCCACCCACGAACAGCTCGCCCAGCGCGTGGGACGGTCACGTCCGCACATCTCCAACACGCTCCGCCTCCTCAATCTCCCGCCTGATGTCCAGCTGACGGTCGCCGCGGGCGTTCTCAGCGCCGGCCACGCCCGCGCCCTGCTCGCTCTGGATGATCCGCGGGCGCAGGAGTACCTCGCCAAGCGCATCGTGGCCGAGGGGCTCTCCGTCCGCACGGTGGAGGAGATCGTCGCGACCGGCGGCGCCAAGGCGGCGGGTGCCGCACCCAAGGAGCGTACGGCGAAGCGCCCGTCCATGCCTGGACTCGTGCACCTGGCGGATCGCCTCTCCGACCACTTCGAGACCAAGGTGAAGGTGGACCTGGGTCGCAGGAAGGGACGCATCGTCGTGGAGTTCGCCACGATCGACGACCTTGAGCGCATCATCGGTGCCATGGCCCCAGAGGCGGCCCACGCCATGCGCGAAGGAGGCGAGGTGGCCTAG
- a CDS encoding ParA family protein: protein MAIVTQTPLNPGDSPLVREALSSVVSRETSATQTADAPPPDASLSEAPTSDTPAPRGGSWPRPSKCRVIAVANQKGGVGKTTTSVNLAAALSMNGERVLVVDLDPQGNASTALATEHRGDVPDVYQVLVDDLPMADIVKEVPDMPGLYCAPATIDLAGAEIELVSLVAREARLRRALSAFDAVELDYIIIDCPPSLGLLTVNALVAADEVLIPIQCEYYALEGLGQLLRNVDLIKAHLNPTLNLSTIVLTMYDGRTRLASQVADEVRAHFGDTVLNTVIPRSVRLSEAPSYGQSVMTYDPGSSGAMAYMDAAREIAYRAVTV, encoded by the coding sequence ATGGCCATCGTGACCCAGACCCCCCTTAACCCCGGCGATTCGCCGCTGGTACGAGAGGCACTCAGTTCCGTGGTTTCACGTGAAACATCTGCGACCCAGACGGCAGACGCTCCTCCGCCGGACGCCTCCCTCTCGGAAGCCCCCACGTCGGACACCCCCGCGCCTCGCGGCGGTTCGTGGCCGCGTCCTTCCAAGTGCCGTGTCATCGCTGTCGCGAACCAGAAGGGCGGCGTCGGCAAGACGACGACCTCCGTGAACCTCGCGGCCGCTCTGTCGATGAACGGTGAGCGCGTGCTCGTCGTCGACCTCGACCCCCAGGGGAACGCCTCGACCGCCCTGGCCACCGAGCACCGCGGTGACGTCCCCGACGTGTACCAGGTGCTCGTCGACGACCTGCCGATGGCGGACATCGTCAAGGAGGTTCCGGACATGCCGGGCCTCTACTGCGCTCCGGCGACCATCGACCTGGCGGGGGCGGAGATCGAGCTCGTCTCGCTGGTCGCTCGTGAGGCGCGGCTTCGTCGCGCGCTGTCGGCGTTCGACGCGGTGGAGCTCGACTACATCATCATCGACTGCCCGCCGTCGCTGGGGCTGCTGACCGTCAACGCGCTCGTGGCGGCGGACGAGGTGTTGATCCCGATCCAGTGCGAGTACTACGCGTTGGAGGGGTTGGGGCAGCTGCTGCGGAACGTTGACCTGATCAAGGCGCATCTGAACCCGACGCTGAACCTGTCGACGATCGTGCTGACGATGTACGACGGGCGGACGAGGCTGGCGTCGCAGGTGGCGGACGAGGTGCGGGCGCACTTCGGGGACACGGTGCTGAACACGGTCATCCCGAGGAGCGTGCGGTTGTCGGAGGCGCCCAGTTACGGGCAGTCGGTTATGACGTATGACCCGGGGTCCAGTGGGGCCATGGCTTATATGGATGCGGCTCGGGAGATCGCGTATCGGGCGGTGACGGTCTGA
- the rsmG gene encoding 16S rRNA (guanine(527)-N(7))-methyltransferase RsmG translates to MSDELTAPPQIAREVFTGDAWDRAQEFARLLAGPGVVRGLLGPREVPRIWDRHLLNCAVVAEAIPENVRLVDIGSGAGLPGLVLAIVRPDLTVTLLEPLLRRTVFLEECVAALKLDNVEVLRGRAEDLAGKREFDVASARAVAPLDRLLKWSMPLLREGGQLIAMKGERAAEELAEADAQLRACGAQTAELISVGHGKVEPPATLVRVVAGRAPASGRRRRKR, encoded by the coding sequence GTGAGCGACGAGCTGACGGCTCCACCGCAGATAGCGCGCGAGGTGTTCACCGGCGACGCGTGGGACAGGGCGCAGGAGTTCGCACGGTTGCTGGCCGGTCCGGGGGTCGTCCGCGGGTTGCTCGGCCCGCGTGAGGTGCCCCGGATCTGGGACCGCCACCTGCTCAACTGCGCCGTGGTCGCCGAGGCCATCCCCGAGAACGTCCGTCTGGTCGACATCGGCTCGGGCGCGGGCCTGCCCGGCCTGGTCCTGGCGATCGTACGGCCGGACCTCACGGTCACGCTGCTGGAGCCGCTGCTCCGCCGTACCGTGTTTCTCGAGGAGTGCGTCGCCGCGCTCAAGCTCGACAACGTCGAGGTGCTGCGCGGACGGGCCGAGGATCTGGCGGGCAAGCGGGAGTTCGACGTCGCCAGCGCCCGGGCCGTGGCACCGCTCGACCGTCTCCTGAAGTGGTCGATGCCGCTCCTGCGCGAGGGCGGCCAGCTCATCGCCATGAAGGGGGAGCGCGCGGCAGAGGAACTCGCCGAGGCCGACGCACAGTTGCGGGCGTGTGGGGCCCAGACGGCCGAGCTGATCTCGGTCGGGCACGGTAAGGTCGAGCCGCCTGCAACTTTGGTCCGAGTAGTCGCGGGTCGCGCGCCGGCGTCAGGACGGCGCCGACGAAAGAGGTGA
- a CDS encoding protein jag, translating to MTEAEQEKAPDLAALEQEGEIAADYVEGLLDIADIDGDIDMDVEGDRALVSVVGVKGTDLVGPGGEVLEALQELTRLAVHRQTGERSRLMLDVSGYREKRRAELSKLGTEVAETVRRNGEPKSLHPMTPFERKIVHDAVAAAGLRSESEGEEPHRFVVVLPV from the coding sequence GTGACCGAGGCCGAGCAGGAGAAGGCTCCGGATCTTGCGGCGCTTGAGCAGGAAGGCGAGATCGCGGCGGACTACGTGGAGGGTCTGCTCGACATCGCCGACATCGACGGCGACATCGACATGGATGTCGAAGGGGACCGTGCGCTGGTCTCCGTCGTCGGTGTCAAGGGCACCGACCTGGTCGGCCCGGGTGGCGAGGTTCTCGAGGCGCTCCAGGAGCTGACCCGCCTGGCCGTCCACCGGCAGACGGGGGAGCGGTCCAGGCTCATGCTCGACGTCTCCGGCTACCGGGAGAAGCGCAGGGCCGAGCTGAGCAAGCTGGGCACCGAGGTCGCCGAGACCGTCAGGCGCAACGGCGAGCCGAAGTCGCTGCACCCGATGACCCCGTTCGAGCGCAAGATCGTGCACGACGCTGTCGCCGCCGCCGGGCTGCGCAGTGAGTCCGAGGGCGAGGAGCCGCACCGTTTCGTGGTCGTCCTGCCCGTCTGA
- the yidC gene encoding membrane protein insertase YidC, protein MELSWLNWLYTAIAQVLTWIHQGYSTFLDPDSGLAWALTLITITVAMRLLIFPLFLKQMSSSKKMQELAPKVQEIRKRYKNDKQRMNEEVMNLYRGQGANPLGGCLPVLAQFPIFISMFTVLNAMAHGELKFGMTQQFVDSARAAHIFGAPLPANFFMSGTQIESFGAGVVQTKIVLAIFVAISSLTTFLTVRQSVTRSMQQMPDNPMASQQKILMYISPLFAFFSLNFPLGLIFYWVTTNLWTLGQQHWFYARNPAPEFDAKGNVIPVAPKSGLLSKVKKNAPAAEEAPPEKPEPKIIRQQPSRQPRSKRTGSKKS, encoded by the coding sequence GTGGAGCTGTCCTGGCTTAACTGGCTCTACACGGCCATCGCCCAAGTCCTCACCTGGATTCACCAGGGCTACAGCACCTTCCTCGACCCCGACAGCGGGCTCGCGTGGGCGCTGACCCTCATCACGATCACCGTCGCCATGCGGCTGCTGATCTTCCCGCTCTTCCTCAAGCAGATGAGCTCGTCGAAGAAGATGCAGGAGCTCGCGCCGAAGGTGCAGGAGATCCGCAAGCGCTACAAGAACGACAAGCAGCGCATGAACGAAGAGGTCATGAACCTCTATCGGGGCCAGGGCGCCAACCCCCTCGGCGGCTGCCTGCCCGTTCTCGCGCAGTTCCCCATCTTCATCTCGATGTTCACCGTGCTGAACGCGATGGCGCACGGCGAACTCAAGTTCGGGATGACGCAGCAGTTCGTCGACAGCGCGCGAGCCGCCCACATCTTCGGCGCGCCGCTGCCCGCCAACTTCTTCATGAGCGGCACCCAGATCGAGTCCTTCGGCGCCGGTGTCGTCCAGACCAAGATCGTGCTTGCGATCTTCGTGGCGATCAGCTCGCTGACGACGTTCCTCACCGTCAGGCAGAGCGTCACCCGCTCCATGCAGCAGATGCCCGACAACCCCATGGCGTCGCAGCAGAAGATCCTGATGTACATCTCTCCGCTGTTCGCCTTCTTCAGCCTCAACTTCCCGCTGGGCCTGATCTTCTACTGGGTCACGACCAACCTGTGGACGCTGGGCCAGCAGCACTGGTTCTACGCCCGCAACCCCGCGCCCGAGTTCGACGCCAAGGGCAACGTGATCCCCGTCGCGCCCAAGAGCGGCCTGCTGTCCAAGGTGAAGAAGAACGCGCCGGCCGCCGAGGAGGCGCCGCCGGAGAAGCCGGAACCCAAGATCATCCGGCAGCAGCCCAGCAGGCAGCCCCGCAGCAAGCGCACGGGCAGCAAGAAGTCTTGA
- the yidD gene encoding membrane protein insertion efficiency factor YidD, with the protein MTEQTGLPARALMAPIRFYRAFISPMLGPRCRFYPSCSAYGLEAIAVHGALRGIWLTVRRIGRCHPFHPGGFDPVPPRPVRSHETQGS; encoded by the coding sequence ATGACGGAGCAGACTGGCCTTCCTGCTCGGGCGCTGATGGCCCCGATCAGGTTCTATCGGGCGTTCATCAGCCCGATGCTGGGTCCACGCTGCCGTTTTTACCCCTCATGCAGTGCTTATGGGCTTGAGGCGATAGCCGTACATGGTGCTTTGCGCGGCATATGGCTGACTGTCCGGCGCATCGGGCGTTGCCACCCATTCCATCCCGGAGGTTTTGACCCGGTGCCCCCACGCCCGGTTCGGTCCCACGAAACGCAAGGGAGCTAG
- the rnpA gene encoding ribonuclease P protein component produces the protein MLSRESRMRRGEDFSAAVKRGTRAGRPTLVLHLKVAGDGPPLVGFVVSKAVGGAVVRNKVKRRLRHLMRDRLARLPRGSLLVVRANPPAASARHERLAAELDAALDRLSRREQR, from the coding sequence GTGTTGTCACGAGAGTCCCGCATGCGGCGGGGTGAGGATTTCTCCGCCGCGGTCAAGCGAGGAACCCGGGCCGGTCGCCCCACCCTCGTCCTGCATCTGAAAGTCGCGGGAGACGGACCGCCACTGGTCGGCTTCGTGGTGAGCAAGGCCGTGGGCGGCGCCGTCGTGCGCAACAAGGTCAAGCGGCGGCTCCGACACCTGATGCGGGACCGTCTAGCAAGGCTGCCGCGAGGTAGCCTGCTTGTGGTACGCGCTAATCCACCTGCCGCGTCCGCGCGACACGAGCGCCTTGCCGCTGAACTCGATGCCGCGCTGGATCGTTTGTCAAGGCGAGAACAACGATGA
- the rpmH gene encoding 50S ribosomal protein L34, whose translation MSKRTFQPNNRRRAKTHGFRLRMRTRAGRAILAARRRKGREKLSA comes from the coding sequence GTGAGCAAGCGTACTTTCCAGCCGAACAACCGTCGCCGCGCGAAGACCCACGGCTTCCGGCTGCGTATGCGCACCCGGGCCGGCCGCGCGATCCTCGCCGCTCGTCGCCGCAAGGGCCGCGAGAAGCTGTCGGCCTGA
- the dnaA gene encoding chromosomal replication initiator protein DnaA has translation MNGDDLGTVWARALANFLNDNLPIQQRTWLAMVRPIAMAGDTIVLGVPNEFLKDLIEGKLRSHVGHALSQELGRPVRLAVMIDTTTPDQPMGESHPQPVNGGFPQAPEPVQSYAQPSYQAPETTPFYAPPPEPPQVSTEYPQAQPEPPQNRWEAKSTKPSEPARLNQKYTFETFVIGASNRFAHAAAVAVAEAPAKAYNPLFIYGDSGLGKTHLLHAIGHYAQSLYDGARVRYVSSEEFTNDFINSIRDHKADGFRSRYRAIDILLVDDIQFLEGKEQTQEEFFHTFNTLHNANKQIVISSDRAPKQLITLEDRLRNRFEWGLITDVQPPELETRIAILRKKAIQEGLAAPPEVLEYIASRISTNIRELEGALIRVTAFASLNRQGVDLQLAEVVLKDLITTDASSEITIATIMAKTAEYFGISIDDLCGSSRSRALVNARQIAMYLARELTDLSLPKIGQQFGGRDHTTVMHAERKIRSLIAERRSMYNQVNELTMRIKQTSKA, from the coding sequence ATGAACGGGGACGACCTCGGCACGGTATGGGCGCGCGCGCTGGCCAACTTCCTCAACGACAACCTGCCCATCCAGCAGCGGACCTGGCTGGCGATGGTCAGGCCGATCGCCATGGCGGGCGACACGATCGTCCTCGGCGTCCCCAACGAGTTCCTCAAGGACCTCATCGAGGGCAAGCTGCGCTCCCATGTGGGCCACGCCCTCTCCCAGGAGCTCGGCCGCCCCGTACGGCTGGCCGTGATGATCGACACGACCACCCCCGACCAGCCGATGGGCGAGTCTCATCCCCAGCCTGTGAACGGGGGTTTTCCCCAGGCGCCCGAGCCTGTGCAGAGTTATGCACAGCCCAGCTACCAGGCCCCGGAGACCACTCCCTTCTACGCTCCGCCGCCCGAGCCTCCACAGGTATCCACCGAATATCCACAGGCGCAGCCCGAGCCTCCACAGAACCGGTGGGAAGCCAAGAGCACCAAGCCGAGCGAGCCCGCCAGGCTGAACCAGAAATACACATTCGAGACATTCGTTATCGGCGCCAGCAACCGCTTCGCGCACGCGGCTGCCGTCGCGGTGGCGGAGGCGCCGGCCAAGGCCTACAACCCGCTGTTCATCTACGGCGACTCGGGCCTGGGGAAAACCCACCTGCTCCACGCGATCGGCCACTACGCCCAGTCGCTCTACGACGGCGCGCGGGTGAGGTACGTGAGCTCCGAGGAGTTCACCAACGACTTCATCAACAGCATCCGCGACCACAAGGCCGACGGTTTCCGCAGCCGGTACCGGGCGATCGACATCCTGCTTGTGGACGACATCCAGTTCCTCGAGGGCAAGGAACAGACGCAGGAGGAGTTCTTCCACACCTTCAACACCCTCCACAACGCCAACAAGCAGATCGTCATCTCCAGCGACCGGGCCCCGAAGCAGCTGATCACCCTGGAGGACCGGCTGCGCAACCGGTTCGAGTGGGGCCTGATCACCGACGTCCAGCCACCCGAGCTGGAGACGCGCATCGCGATCCTCAGGAAGAAGGCGATCCAGGAGGGGCTGGCCGCCCCGCCCGAGGTGCTGGAGTACATCGCCAGCCGGATCTCCACGAATATCCGCGAGCTCGAGGGCGCGCTGATCAGGGTCACCGCGTTCGCCAGCCTCAACAGGCAGGGTGTGGATCTCCAGCTGGCCGAGGTGGTGCTGAAGGACCTCATCACGACCGACGCGAGTTCGGAGATCACGATCGCCACGATCATGGCGAAGACCGCCGAGTACTTCGGGATCTCCATCGACGACCTGTGCGGCAGCTCGCGCAGCAGAGCGCTCGTCAACGCCCGCCAGATCGCGATGTACCTGGCCAGAGAGCTGACGGACCTCTCGCTCCCCAAGATCGGGCAGCAGTTCGGCGGCCGCGACCACACCACGGTGATGCACGCCGAACGGAAGATCCGCTCGCTCATCGCCGAACGCCGCTCCATGTACAACCAGGTCAACGAGCTGACGATGCGCATAAAGCAGACATCGAAGGCCTGA
- the dnaN gene encoding DNA polymerase III subunit beta has protein sequence MMFRIERDVLAEAVAWTARSLPARPSVPVLAGMRMEVTDAGQLKLSGFDYEVSAEVTLEPQTGEPGVVLVSGKLLAEITRALPAQPVDFVVDGAKAVVTCGSARFTLLTMPVEDYPSLPSMPPAAGRVGSDVFASAVGQVAVAAGRDDTLPMLTGVRMEIEGDTVTLAATDRYRLAVRELKWQPGQPDFSAIAMIPGKTLADTAKALGSTGAEVEIALSSAGGTGEGMIGFSSAGRRTTTRLLDPEFPKYRSLLPTEFSAKADLSTGPFVEAVKRVALVAERNTPVRLAFRGGEVVLEAGSGDEAQAVEVLPVDYQGDEMNIAFNHQFLLEGLGAIDSDVARLQMTTSTKPAILTGGKPVDDDGTPDYRYLIMPIRLSS, from the coding sequence GTGATGTTCCGGATCGAGCGCGACGTGCTCGCTGAGGCGGTCGCATGGACGGCACGCAGCCTCCCTGCGCGCCCGTCCGTGCCCGTCCTGGCCGGCATGCGCATGGAAGTCACCGACGCGGGCCAGTTGAAGCTCTCGGGCTTCGACTACGAGGTCTCCGCCGAGGTGACCCTCGAACCCCAGACCGGTGAGCCGGGCGTGGTGCTGGTCTCGGGCAAGCTGCTCGCCGAGATCACGCGCGCCCTTCCCGCACAGCCTGTGGATTTCGTCGTGGACGGCGCGAAGGCGGTCGTCACCTGTGGCAGCGCGCGGTTCACCCTGCTGACCATGCCTGTGGAGGACTACCCGTCGCTCCCCTCGATGCCGCCGGCCGCGGGCCGGGTGGGCAGCGACGTCTTCGCCTCGGCCGTCGGTCAGGTGGCCGTCGCCGCGGGCAGGGACGACACGCTGCCGATGCTCACCGGTGTGCGCATGGAGATCGAGGGCGACACCGTCACGCTCGCGGCCACCGACAGGTACCGCCTCGCCGTACGAGAGCTGAAGTGGCAGCCGGGCCAGCCCGACTTCTCGGCGATCGCGATGATCCCCGGAAAGACGCTCGCCGACACCGCCAAGGCGCTCGGATCCACCGGCGCCGAGGTCGAGATCGCGCTCAGCTCGGCCGGCGGCACGGGCGAGGGCATGATCGGCTTCTCCAGCGCGGGCCGCCGCACCACCACGCGCCTGCTCGACCCCGAGTTCCCCAAGTACCGCTCGCTGCTGCCGACGGAGTTCTCGGCCAAGGCCGATCTGTCCACAGGCCCGTTCGTCGAGGCCGTGAAGCGTGTGGCGCTGGTCGCCGAGCGCAACACCCCCGTACGGCTGGCCTTCCGCGGCGGCGAGGTCGTCCTGGAGGCGGGAAGCGGCGACGAGGCGCAGGCCGTCGAGGTGCTGCCGGTCGACTACCAGGGCGACGAGATGAACATCGCCTTCAACCACCAGTTCCTTCTCGAGGGCCTCGGCGCGATCGACTCCGACGTCGCCAGGCTGCAGATGACCACCTCGACGAAGCCCGCTATCCTCACTGGCGGCAAGCCTGTGGACGACGACGGCACTCCCGACTACCGTTACCTGATCATGCCTATCCGCTTGTCCAGCTGA
- the gnd gene encoding phosphogluconate dehydrogenase (NAD(+)-dependent, decarboxylating), whose amino-acid sequence MQIGMVGLGKMGGNMAERLRRGGHEVVGYDRDPAVSDVSSLKELVDRLQTPRAVWVMVPAGEPTQLTVNQLGELLDEGDLVIDGGNSHYVDDQRHAEELKAHGIGFVDCGVSGGVWGLQNGYALMCGGDKASVERLMPIFETLKPEGEDGFVHAGDVGAGHFAKMVHNGIEYGMMQAYAEGWELLEASDIVKDVRGSFSSWRTGTVIRSWLLDLLVRALDDDEHLDELKGYAQDSGEGRWTVQAAVDHAVPLPVITAALYARFASRQDDSPAMKMVAALRNQFGGHAVTSAAGATEKGADSPGADVTPPREAE is encoded by the coding sequence ATGCAGATCGGCATGGTCGGGCTCGGGAAGATGGGCGGCAACATGGCCGAGCGGCTGCGCCGCGGCGGTCACGAGGTGGTCGGATACGACCGCGACCCGGCGGTCAGCGACGTCTCCAGCCTCAAGGAGCTCGTCGACCGGCTCCAGACGCCGCGCGCGGTGTGGGTCATGGTGCCCGCCGGCGAACCCACCCAGCTCACGGTCAACCAGCTCGGCGAGCTCCTCGACGAGGGCGACCTGGTGATCGACGGCGGCAACTCGCACTATGTGGACGACCAGCGCCACGCCGAGGAGCTCAAGGCGCACGGCATCGGCTTCGTCGACTGCGGCGTCAGCGGCGGCGTGTGGGGCCTGCAGAACGGCTACGCGCTCATGTGCGGCGGCGACAAGGCCAGCGTCGAGCGGCTGATGCCGATCTTCGAGACGCTCAAGCCCGAGGGCGAGGACGGCTTCGTCCACGCCGGCGACGTCGGCGCGGGCCACTTCGCGAAGATGGTCCACAACGGCATCGAGTACGGCATGATGCAGGCCTACGCCGAGGGCTGGGAGCTGCTCGAGGCCTCCGACATCGTCAAGGACGTCCGGGGTTCGTTCTCCAGCTGGCGCACCGGCACGGTGATCAGGTCGTGGCTGCTCGACCTGCTGGTCCGGGCGCTCGACGACGACGAGCACCTCGACGAGCTCAAGGGTTACGCACAGGACTCCGGCGAGGGCAGGTGGACCGTACAGGCCGCGGTGGACCACGCGGTCCCGCTGCCGGTGATCACCGCCGCGCTCTACGCCAGGTTCGCCTCGCGCCAGGACGACTCGCCCGCGATGAAGATGGTCGCGGCGCTGCGCAACCAGTTCGGCGGCCACGCGGTCACCTCGGCCGCGGGCGCC